Proteins encoded together in one Passer domesticus isolate bPasDom1 chromosome 6, bPasDom1.hap1, whole genome shotgun sequence window:
- the CFL2 gene encoding cofilin-2 isoform X1, protein MASGVTVNDEVIKVFNDMKVRKSSTPEEIKKRKKAVLFCLSDDKKQIIVEEAKQILVGDIGDTVEDPYTAFVKLLPLNDCRYALYDATYETKESKKEDLVFIFWAPESAPLKSKMIYASSKDAIKKKFTGIKHEWQVNGLDDIKDRSTLGEKLGGNVVVSLEGKPL, encoded by the exons ATG GCTTCTGGAGTAACAGTGAACGATGAAGTCATAAAGGTTTTTAATGACATGAAAGTAAGGAAATCTTCAACCCcagaagagattaaaaaaagaaagaaagctgTTCTCTTCTGCTTAAGTGATGACAAAAAACAAATAATTGTAGAGGAGGCAAAGCAGATATTGGTTGGTGACATTGGTGATACTGTGGAGGACCCCTACACAGCCTTTGTGAAGTTGCTACCTTTGAATGATTGCCGATACGCTTTGTATGATGCCACATATGAGACAAAGGAATCTAAGAAAGAAGACCTGGTATTTATATTCTG ggCTCCTGAAAGTGCACCTTTAAAAAGCAAGATGATCTACGCAAGCTCTAAAGATgccattaaaaagaaatttacag GTATTAAACATGAGTGGCAAGTAAATGGTTTGGATGATATTAAGGACCGTTCAACACTTGGAGAGAAATTGGGAGGCAACGTGGTAGTTTCACTTGAAGGAAAACCCTTATAA
- the CFL2 gene encoding cofilin-2 isoform X2 — MKVRKSSTPEEIKKRKKAVLFCLSDDKKQIIVEEAKQILVGDIGDTVEDPYTAFVKLLPLNDCRYALYDATYETKESKKEDLVFIFWAPESAPLKSKMIYASSKDAIKKKFTGIKHEWQVNGLDDIKDRSTLGEKLGGNVVVSLEGKPL; from the exons ATGAAAGTAAGGAAATCTTCAACCCcagaagagattaaaaaaagaaagaaagctgTTCTCTTCTGCTTAAGTGATGACAAAAAACAAATAATTGTAGAGGAGGCAAAGCAGATATTGGTTGGTGACATTGGTGATACTGTGGAGGACCCCTACACAGCCTTTGTGAAGTTGCTACCTTTGAATGATTGCCGATACGCTTTGTATGATGCCACATATGAGACAAAGGAATCTAAGAAAGAAGACCTGGTATTTATATTCTG ggCTCCTGAAAGTGCACCTTTAAAAAGCAAGATGATCTACGCAAGCTCTAAAGATgccattaaaaagaaatttacag GTATTAAACATGAGTGGCAAGTAAATGGTTTGGATGATATTAAGGACCGTTCAACACTTGGAGAGAAATTGGGAGGCAACGTGGTAGTTTCACTTGAAGGAAAACCCTTATAA